The following is a genomic window from Salvelinus fontinalis isolate EN_2023a chromosome 11, ASM2944872v1, whole genome shotgun sequence.
TCATTTCAGACACAAAGTCTCTTAATAAGATTGTTTCACAGTCCTCGTTTTCAGTTTGTCCTTTAAAAAGCACCCCTTTATCCCACCTTCTCCTGTTTTTCCATTGGCCATGTGTTCAGGTACATAGAAAATATTTACAGCTTTTGTTGCTTGTTGTGTTCCGCGGTCTGTCGTCAAGCTCCTCTCAGAGTGAGTTCACAGGGGCTGGCGGGGCCAAGGGGGAGGCCTGCATGGAGGCGGTCAGTGCCACCCCGTGCCCAGGTACCCAGCGTTGTGAAAGGGGGCCCCACGTGTCCCGCTGGGCATCTGAGTGGCGGTGGGCACGGCCTGGGCCGGCTGAGTATGCTgctggggagggggaggaggggggggcagtCCAGTCTGCTGGTGGGACGGGGGGTAGGTGGAGAGGGGCACTGAGGGGTTAGTGGTGCCGCCGGTGTGCATCAGCGAGGTTGGAAAGCCCCCCAAGTTCTGAAAGTGGTGAGGGGCCTGCACTTGCATGGGGACCCCGGTAGAGGAGGCaggaggggggggtgggggtggaggaagaggcagGCCCTGGTTGAGTGACAGGAGGGTGCTGGCACTGGGCTGCTGCAGCTGGTGGGTCTGGCCCTGTGGGGGAGGGggcggaggaggagggagggaggactgggGGGCTGTGGTCAGGAGGAGCTGGTGCTGCTGGACAGGAGGAGGCTGCAGGTTAACGTGCAGCAGGGCCGGGCCGGGCCCAGGATGttgtggtgggggaggggggggaggagggggagtggtAGAGCTCTGGTAGTGCAGGGCGTGGTGAGGAAGAGTCTGCAGGAGGGGCTGGGCTCCAGGGGGGAATGGGGACGTCACGGAAGGCTTGAACCCAGGGAAGGATCCCACGGCGGAGGCTGACTGGCTGGGGAAGTAGGCTGCTGAGGCTGGAGGTgctggtggaggagggggaggcggAGCGGACTGTGGGCTGTACTGGGAGAAGGGGGACAGCCCTGGTTGAGCCTGTGGCTGGGACTGAGGAGGAGCAAAGAGGAAGGCCCTCTGGCTGCGGTAAGGGGAGCCCTGAGCCTGGGGGTTGGGGGAGTGGAGAAGTGAGGGggcagggtagggggcagcaggGTGCAGCTTGGTGGGGGTCAGGGGGGCTGTCTTGGGTACGGCAGGCTTGCTGGGCTGCTGTGGGGCGGCCTGGGAGGGGGTCCGAGGGCGGCTgtcactctcctcctcctttacTGGGCGACTGCTAGGCTGGGACGGGCTGCTGGGGCCAGGAGAACACggctagggaggagagagagactgagcgaGGGAACGGGTAAGTCATGAACAATAACAGCCTACATTAGGGGTAGGCAACTACATTCAGCCGTGGGAGGATCTTTGTTGGAACGAATGGTCGGGGGGCACACTGCAAACTGACTACAAaaagagattgtatttgaaaataacaaatcatgtcataccttgattacattgagacaccATCACGTCTTATTTTTTTGTGGGAATACTTGAACAGATTTCCTGAATTGTACAGACCGAAAACTAATATCAAAACTTTGATGGTTTTGGCTAATGGGCCGCCTGTTGCCAACCCCTGGCCTACACTATAGGCTGTGTGATGGCTGTGTTTGGCAGCAGCATGTACTTCACATACTGTTGGAGCCAGAAAGCAGACTGTTTCTTACCGTGTGGGTTGGGGTCCTCTGCAGGCTAGGAGATGAACAATCTCTGACTGGGGCCTCACTGCCCTCGGTCTCTCCTTCTGTAACAAGCACACATTATTACAATTAAACTATCATCAGTAAAGAAGTTAGGtccaagtggtgtgtgtgtgtgtgtgtacctttgtcTTTGCTGTGGTCACTAAGCGACAGGGCTCTGTGGTAGCCACGCTCTCTTGCCTGCTCCACCGAGGTGGACgaggtccactgtccctctcccccctctctctccccctcaacaGGGGGCTCTGTGTCCTCGCTGGGCTGGGGGGTATTTGACTCAGGCGGGGTGGGGGCCACTGCAGCAGGGGCCACTGGAGCTTGGGCTGGAGCCAGGGGTGGAGGCTCTTGGGTGGTCTCCATGGGCAGAGGGAACATCTCCACCAGGGTAGGTGTTGTAGAGACAGGCGAGCCGCATTCCATTTTGGAGCCGCTGCGCCGCGCCTCGCGCTGACGTTTCCTGTACTCCAGCAAAGACACCTGGGAAAACACATGACATCACACGAAAACAGACATACCTTAATCAGTCCAGGAACCTTAAAACAGCTTGAATGGGCAGGCTGAATAGAGAATATAGCAACTCACCTTTTTCTTCTGTGGGGGATTCTGTCCTGACCCTCCCTCTCCAGTGCTGTCTCCACTCAGTGAACGAGAGAAGGCCAGTGTTCCCCCCTCCTCGGGGCAGGGGTAAAAGAGAGACCCTGCAGCCTCTGTGAAGGGTCCTGTTGCCAAGGCTACTGGTACAGTCACAACaccagccacagccacagccaccgCCTCAGGCCTGAAGGCCAAGATGGGCTCCAGGGTGTGTGAGGGGGTAAGGTCCCTCAGGTTAGAGTTGATGGGGGAGAAGGACAGACCCCCTGGCCCTGACAGACCCACTCTCTCTGGACTCTTCATccagggggggaggagggaggaagaggctgggtctgtggaggaggagggggcctCGCCTTTGCCCTCGGCCCCTGTCTCTGgcccctcctctcccacacagtCCTGGGACTCGGCGGTAGGGGGCTGGGGGCTCACGGGGGCGCTGGTCTTGGCGTCGTGGGGGGGCAACACGTCCAGACTGGGAGCCCTGACCGCTACACAGGGGGAGGAGAGCAGCGAAGGTGGTCGCTCAGCCTCTTCGGGGCTGGGTCTGCGACTGCCCTCTGGTGAGCTGTCCAGGGAAGACTCGCTCTGTGGACACAGGAACAGAGATATTAACACACTGCTCACTTCcctctgagtgtgtgtctgtttgtaggTGAGAATGTGTGTCTTACTTCCTGCGGggcactgagtgtgtgtgtgggggtgctaGGTAGAGGCTCGGGGCTCGGCTCCTCCGTACGGGTGACGCGGGGTGGCGTGGCCAGCAGCAGGGGTGTACCCGGTGTCTCTGATAGGTCGGCCCGGGTTGGCGTGGCGCAGGGAGAGCCGTAGGGGGTGGAGCTCTCTGACATGCAGGCGTCCAGTGGACACAGACCCAGGCGCCGCTTCTTCAGAGGAGTGGGCAACTCTgtatgacacacagagagaggaagggttacTCACATGCAAAAAACCAGACACTTGCATATAAGACTTATGTTCCTTCTAAGTGATGAGAAATACATTCCTGATTCCTTACCAGAGTCCTCACCTGGCAAGGTGCAGCTGCCATTGTAGGGGAGGGGGCTGTCAGAGTCCCCGTTGATAGGGGGGCTGAGAGGGCCCTCGCTGGGCATGACCAGAGTGGGCCGGCCGCTgctgggtggaggggtggtggtctCCTCCTCAAGAGCCTGCTTCAGCCAGCGCTGTGGggagaagacagggagggagaggacttAGACATGtcaaccacaaatacaaattacgTTCACTGATCTTAAAGGCAGCTACAGCTTAGAAAACCTAAGTCTCTGTTACTGACAATAATACTGTCCCTCTGCCGGTAACACTGTCAGTCTGTCCCTCTGCCGGTAACACTGTCAGTCTGTCTTTCTACCCTGCAGCTATACCTGACAGCCAACACTCTCTCCATTCCCCTGCGAGGTGGTGAACAACATACCTTCTTGCAGGAGCCTGAGGTGGGCGGCGTGTCGGGCAGCTCGCGGGAACGCCGGCGTCCGGTGGGCACCCCAGGGGTGGTGGGGCTGCGGTTGGCCAGGAAGGGCGAGGAGAAGCGGACGTAGTGTTTGGGCGTGCTGTAGACGTGCAGGCTGGGGCCCATGCCGGGCAGGGCGTTGAGCTGGGTGGCCAGCACCTCCGGGTCGCTGCTGATCCTCAGGGGCCTCTCTGGGGCCGGCTCTGGGGTCCGCAATGATCGCTCCTGCTTGTCGACGCACCACTCACTCACCAAGTGCTGTagcgagacaaagagagagagagctttagtCAGAAGCACACTGTATTTGACTATAGTATTGAGTGACATTTCACTAGAAGGAATAGAACATTCCTATAAGTCTAAATAGAATAGTGACTAGTCGTGTTTAGGGGTGAGCACTGAGCCGTGGCTAGGGTACCTTTTTAGTTTTGGGGTACTTCTGCCCGGAGCGGTTTCTGTCAGGGGCCGGGGAGCCACTGTAAGGGGGGCTGGTGTCGGGGGCATGGGAGGAGAGGGCCTCTGGTTCGGGGTCCCTGGAGGCCTCTACGTCTGGGCCGTCATTGGCCAGGGGGTCCAGGAGTTCCCCGGGCGAGCCGGGAGGTATGTCAGAGCAGGTGCTGATGGTGCGCGCTCGCCGCCGCTGCTGCCCAATGTGGGTGCGGCTCCGCGAGAAGCTCTTCCTCTGCTTGCTGCCTCGCAGCTTGGCCGGCGTGGGCTTGTTGAGACCCGGCTCCTCCTTCACCTCTAGCAGGGGCTacgagagacagggttaggatagAGTACAGTAGCATAGTTTGGATGGGTTTATAGTCACCTTCAGCTAACCCTTCAGATTATTGAGAACATCCTCTTTTAATACTAACGACCTGGTGAGTGCAGGCATAAAGAACTTGTTGAGTCAACTATCACTTACCGTCATGATACCAGGAGACTGCATGTCGGCCTCGGGGGTGGCAGGGGGCTCCTCCTTGATGCCCCCCTCTGATTTGGTGCCGATCTTCTCCAGGGCCTGCTCccgcctcttctccctcttctccatgCGGGCAAAGGCCTGCAGGATggcctccatcttcctctcttcaCGGGTctgtagaggagaggacagagtggTAAGCTTTAGTCCACGTGGCCTAGTCTCCTGGGCCTAGAGGGGGAGGGACACGTTATCGCAACACAGGACAGGCAAGAGgcagtctggctggctggctggcagagaaaaaaaaaacagcagcggCGCAGAATGACAGAGAAAAAGGACCACCATTTCCCCTTCCAGTGGAGGAAAAAAACTATGGAGATAGAACAAGTAAAAACCCTGTTGATGTGAGAGACCAAACTAACTGGAACTGGGAGGTGCTGGGAGGTGGGAACGTAACATTAGCCCTTACCAAACCATtcagggtgtgtggtttataACACCATGGCTGCCTCCACCAGACAAGTTTTACCACCCCCAGTAGCAGAGACACACTGGGGTCTGCCACAGGGCCGGTCAGTGGagagaagatgggggggggggggttagtatgTTTGTCAGTCAGTGGGGTCCCCTATGAGGtggaggggcaggcaggcaggcatgttttgggggtgggggttggtGGGTCAAGTTTACCTCCGGTTTACTCAGTCCCAGACAGCTGGAGGCCCCCACGCCTTGCAGATGGGACTCCTCCGCTGGGCTGGCCTGAATGGTTtacagagagacagcctggttTAGAAGACAAGAGGCCCGGCCCCCCCCAATAACACACATAGaacatacacacaccaccacGGTTCCCCACTCTAGAGGCTTCAGTGTGTCGCCGACCCTCAGGGATCCTCTGAGACAGGTGGGGGTGTGGAGAGGTGACCTGGCCACTACAAGGTTatgaaggaggggagagaagaggggggcagATAGGGAGAATGGCTGCCTTATGCCTGTAGACACATGTCCAGTCAGGGCTTCTTCACCTTGTCTGCTTACACCAGCATATCCAGTAGGAAGACTTGATTTGGGCTGAATGAATGAACAGTGAATTCAACACAACCCACCACCACTGGAACTCAGCCACATGTTCACCACCTCACCACAGTGTCATTAACCACATACTGAACCCACGACACATGGAAAGAAAACGAAGACAATAGCAACCAACCCAATCACCAACTTTCACCAAGGTTGATGACAAGCAACTACATACCATCTGCAACACCCAAAACCGGACCTCAGTGCAACCAACATGTTAACTGTGTGTTCCATGCCGTGCGCCTGTATCCCTGGCACCAAACCGGATCTTTAACATGAGTGTGGGAAACATACCATgcctaacacacacagacatcaccAGTGTTAAGAGCCCATGCGGACAGGGCATTGttgtattgtaaagtggctgttccactggatgtcattaggtgaatgcaccaatttgtaagtcgctctggataagagcgtctgctaaattacttaaatgtaaaatgtaaatgttgtgaATGCGTGGTTGGGGTTGAACACCATAAATACACCAGAGGGTGACTGTTACGTCAGAGGACGACAGTGAATCCAGAAGCTCTTTCTTCCACAGTAGAGGGGGGTACCTCCTCCTGGACCAGCTTGCAGATTCCCTTGGAGGGAGGCAGGCTATTGGATGTCCCAGAGTCAATAAGGCCCTGGCATCagagaagccccccccccccccaccttctctctcGCTCAGGGATAATTTAGCAGAGCCAGTGCCAGTCCATTGGCCAGAACGATGAGTCAGCGCTTTACACCTTGGGCCTCGTCGTGTGAAAAGGAGCTGACGGCAGGGTAatttccagagtgtgtgtgtgtgtatatatatatgaaaagaGGGAGAGCGTGCCCACGTGTGCGTGAGCCCATCTCTCTGGGTCACCAGAGCTCTttagcaggggagaggagagtaatTGGCCATTTCAAAACAGTTGGCCAATTCTGTACTTGAGGGTCATAATCAGACACACAGGGAGAGTTCCAGTACTTACGTGTGATGAGGCTAGGACTCTTGTTTACTCAGCtaatgagaggggaggagggggtagggggGCCTGTGGCTCTGGAGGGCCCGGAATGGTGCAATGTGTGATTGTTTAGCAAATTAACTCTTAAATGAGGAAAATAACCCACGTATAATGACCAAAACACAGAGCCTCAGTGTTTGAGGGCTCTGCCAGAGGAAGTGAGTGAGCGACAGAGAGCAGGGGGGACACCGCAGGCTAGGCTACACAGCAACAGGATGAGGCAGAGACAGCAGCAGAAGCAGGGAGGTGGGGGAGGAACCACCACCACATAAACAGTGACCCATACCAGCAAGGATGAGCTTTTTCctatggggggggttatgggcTGCACACAGCAGGGCGCGCTGCAGCCCTGGCTCACAGAACTTAccatcttcctctttctctctgcaatGGTCtcctctgactccatctctacttCACTGCTAACGGAGTTATCAGGCTGGTCTTCTACACCCTCTAACTCTGTAGGATCCtgttagagggggagaggtgcTTTATCATGGCACTGACCAACCACAGGCAGTCTGGCTACAGACTAGAGGGTCTAGAGCAGTGAGGTGGTaggtggggaggggagagagaggggatagtcTGGGGGAGAGTGACATTTGGGGGCACTGACTGGGGACGTGGTGGGTTTGTCTGTGCACAAACTTGCTCAGAGCTTGTATGCGGTCCTAGGCAGTCAGAATAACAGCGAAACGCAATCGTACCCCATTTCAAAGAAGAGCGAGAGACCAGGCTCACTTCTGTAGTGCTTTGTGATACATTGTTTTGAGCCCACTCCCAACAACTACCCTGTAACCAACAACTACCCTGTCATATGTCAAGTTGTGGCTCTTGTGGTCACACAAAGGTCTGTTTGCTCAAAATGACAGATGTGGACAGCTTCCAAATTCAGCGTGTTCATTTCATGGTTTGTGCGTGTTGTTCCGATAGAGATGCCTCACACTTCATCTCGGACGTCAGACCCTCTCTTCACCGTTCCTCATTCTAGACCAagcctgggcaactccagtcctcgggggcttGATTGGTGTCACATTATTCCCCCATCCCTAGAaaacacacctgatttaaactaattgcattctaaactgaatgCAATTAGTTTGATTAGTttattattggagtcaggtgtgttagctggggaaagtgtgacaccaatcaggcctagaCCATACATCAGTCTAACCAGTCTCCATAAACCATGCTTCTGTGTGCTTCCCTCAGATCAGTCCTTAAAAAGCAACAGAAGCAACATGCTTGCCAATAAGACCTATGTCCTGGGTCGGGGTTATTAGACAACGcaacaaaatgttttgcaatggaaTAGGAAAACAGACATTTCTTACTGGACAGTTTCAGATTGTACCTCAGTTTCACTGa
Proteins encoded in this region:
- the LOC129865062 gene encoding inactive histone-lysine N-methyltransferase 2E-like isoform X3 is translated as MSIVIPVGVDTADTSYLEMAAGSDRPESVEASPVVVEKSSYPHQIYSISSHHSHSYIGLPYADHNYGARPPPTPPASPPPSMLIRPGEGLFVPGGLQDEASRGTTLSTSEDGSYGADITRCICGFTHDDGYMICCDKCSVWQHIDCMGIDRQHIPETYLCERCQPRILDRDRAIVLQTRKRENMSGEWRDGIPVCISADGDTSATESGDEVPLELYTAFQHTPTSITLTTGRLACNKQADKKRKRSGDKEPVATSARAKKAFREGSRKSSRVKGGAPEMEPGEHPSLWENKMKAWMEAYEDAGSNQYSEDVQILLRVKEAGDGKTLAYNTHTATFKPPVESQVQKNKKILKAVRDLAPESLIIEYRGKFMLRQQFEANGCFFKRPYPFVLFYSKFDGLEMCVDARSFGNEARFIRRSCTPNSEVRHVIEDGMLHLYIYSLRSISKGTEITIGFDYDYGCCKYKVDCACVRGNPECPVLKYNLEPTENLEASSRRRGRKDKEPIMQRGDHLDLGQNQNMTLDCDGRAKGLGADGKQRKLSPLRLSISNNQDPTELEGVEDQPDNSVSSEVEMESEETIAERKRKMASPAEESHLQGVGASSCLGLSKPETREERKMEAILQAFARMEKREKRREQALEKIGTKSEGGIKEEPPATPEADMQSPGIMTPLLEVKEEPGLNKPTPAKLRGSKQRKSFSRSRTHIGQQRRRARTISTCSDIPPGSPGELLDPLANDGPDVEASRDPEPEALSSHAPDTSPPYSGSPAPDRNRSGQKYPKTKKHLVSEWCVDKQERSLRTPEPAPERPLRISSDPEVLATQLNALPGMGPSLHVYSTPKHYVRFSSPFLANRSPTTPGVPTGRRRSRELPDTPPTSGSCKKRWLKQALEEETTTPPPSSGRPTLVMPSEGPLSPPINGDSDSPLPYNGSCTLPELPTPLKKRRLGLCPLDACMSESSTPYGSPCATPTRADLSETPGTPLLLATPPRVTRTEEPSPEPLPSTPTHTLSAPQESESSLDSSPEGSRRPSPEEAERPPSLLSSPCVAVRAPSLDVLPPHDAKTSAPVSPQPPTAESQDCVGEEGPETGAEGKGEAPSSSTDPASSSLLPPWMKSPERVGLSGPGGLSFSPINSNLRDLTPSHTLEPILAFRPEAVAVAVAGVVTVPVALATGPFTEAAGSLFYPCPEEGGTLAFSRSLSGDSTGEGGSGQNPPQKKKVSLLEYRKRQREARRSGSKMECGSPVSTTPTLVEMFPLPMETTQEPPPLAPAQAPVAPAAVAPTPPESNTPQPSEDTEPPVEGEREGGEGQWTSSTSVEQARERGYHRALSLSDHSKDKEGETEGSEAPVRDCSSPSLQRTPTHTPCSPGPSSPSQPSSRPVKEEESDSRPRTPSQAAPQQPSKPAVPKTAPLTPTKLHPAAPYPAPSLLHSPNPQAQGSPYRSQRAFLFAPPQSQPQAQPGLSPFSQYSPQSAPPPPPPPAPPASAAYFPSQSASAVGSFPGFKPSVTSPFPPGAQPLLQTLPHHALHYQSSTTPPPPPPPPPQHPGPGPALLHVNLQPPPVQQHQLLLTTAPQSSLPPPPPPPPQGQTHQLQQPSASTLLSLNQGLPLPPPPPPPPASSTGVPMQVQAPHHFQNLGGFPTSLMHTGGTTNPSVPLSTYPPSHQQTGLPPPPPPPQQHTQPAQAVPTATQMPSGTRGAPFHNAGYLGTGWH
- the LOC129865062 gene encoding inactive histone-lysine N-methyltransferase 2E-like isoform X6, with protein sequence MSIVIPVGVDTADTSYLEMAAGSDRPESVEASPVVVEKSSYPHQIYSISSHHSHSYIGLPYADHNYGARPPPTPPASPPPSMLIRPGEGLFVPGGLQDEASRGTTLSTSEDGSYGADITRCICGFTHDDGYMICCDKCSVWQHIDCMGIDRQHIPETYLCERCQPRILDRDRAIVLQTRKRENMSDGDTSATESGDEVPLELYTAFQHTPTSITLTTGRLACNKQADKKRKRSGDKEPVATSARAKKAFREGSRKSSRVKGGAPEMEPGEHPSLWENKMKAWMEAYEDAGSNQYSEDVQILLRVKEAGDGKTLAYNTHTATFKPPVESQVQKNKKILKAVRDLAPESLIIEYRGKFMLRQQFEANGCFFKRPYPFVLFYSKFDGLEMCVDARSFGNEARFIRRSCTPNSEVRHVIEDGMLHLYIYSLRSISKGTEITIGFDYDYGCCKYKVDCACVRGNPECPVLKYNLEPTENLEASSRRRGRKDKEPIMQRGDHLDLGQNQNMTLDCDGRAKGLGADGKQRKLSPLRLSISNNQDPTELEGVEDQPDNSVSSEVEMESEETIAERKRKMASPAEESHLQGVGASSCLGLSKPETREERKMEAILQAFARMEKREKRREQALEKIGTKSEGGIKEEPPATPEADMQSPGIMTPLLEVKEEPGLNKPTPAKLRGSKQRKSFSRSRTHIGQQRRRARTISTCSDIPPGSPGELLDPLANDGPDVEASRDPEPEALSSHAPDTSPPYSGSPAPDRNRSGQKYPKTKKHLVSEWCVDKQERSLRTPEPAPERPLRISSDPEVLATQLNALPGMGPSLHVYSTPKHYVRFSSPFLANRSPTTPGVPTGRRRSRELPDTPPTSGSCKKRWLKQALEEETTTPPPSSGRPTLVMPSEGPLSPPINGDSDSPLPYNGSCTLPGEDSELPTPLKKRRLGLCPLDACMSESSTPYGSPCATPTRADLSETPGTPLLLATPPRVTRTEEPSPEPLPSTPTHTLSAPQESESSLDSSPEGSRRPSPEEAERPPSLLSSPCVAVRAPSLDVLPPHDAKTSAPVSPQPPTAESQDCVGEEGPETGAEGKGEAPSSSTDPASSSLLPPWMKSPERVGLSGPGGLSFSPINSNLRDLTPSHTLEPILAFRPEAVAVAVAGVVTVPVALATGPFTEAAGSLFYPCPEEGGTLAFSRSLSGDSTGEGGSGQNPPQKKKVSLLEYRKRQREARRSGSKMECGSPVSTTPTLVEMFPLPMETTQEPPPLAPAQAPVAPAAVAPTPPESNTPQPSEDTEPPVEGEREGGEGQWTSSTSVEQARERGYHRALSLSDHSKDKEGETEGSEAPVRDCSSPSLQRTPTHTPCSPGPSSPSQPSSRPVKEEESDSRPRTPSQAAPQQPSKPAVPKTAPLTPTKLHPAAPYPAPSLLHSPNPQAQGSPYRSQRAFLFAPPQSQPQAQPGLSPFSQYSPQSAPPPPPPPAPPASAAYFPSQSASAVGSFPGFKPSVTSPFPPGAQPLLQTLPHHALHYQSSTTPPPPPPPPPQHPGPGPALLHVNLQPPPVQQHQLLLTTAPQSSLPPPPPPPPQGQTHQLQQPSASTLLSLNQGLPLPPPPPPPPASSTGVPMQVQAPHHFQNLGGFPTSLMHTGGTTNPSVPLSTYPPSHQQTGLPPPPPPPQQHTQPAQAVPTATQMPSGTRGAPFHNAGYLGTGWH
- the LOC129865062 gene encoding inactive histone-lysine N-methyltransferase 2E-like isoform X15 produces the protein MSIVIPVGVDTADTSYLEMAAGSEPESVEASPVVVEKSSYPHQIYSISSHHSHSYIGLPYADHNYGARPPPTPPASPPPSMLIRPGEGLFVPGGLQDEASRGTTLSTSEDGSYGADITRCICGFTHDDGYMICCDKCSVWQHIDCMGIDRQHIPETYLCERCQPRILDRDRAIVLQTRKRENMSDGDTSATESGDEVPLELYTAFQHTPTSITLTTGRLACNKQADKKRKRSGDKEPVATSARAKKAFREGSRKSSRVKGGAPEMEPGEHPSLWENKMKAWMEAYEDAGSNQYSEDVQILLRVKEAGDGKTLAYNTHTATFKPPVESQVQKNKKILKAVRDLAPESLIIEYRGKFMLRQQFEANGCFFKRPYPFVLFYSKFDGLEMCVDARSFGNEARFIRRSCTPNSEVRHVIEDGMLHLYIYSLRSISKGTEITIGFDYDYGCCKYKVDCACVRGNPECPVLKYNLEPTENLEASSRRRGRKDKEPIMQRGDHLDLGQNQNMTLDCDGRAKGLGADGKQRKLSPLRLSISNNQDPTELEGVEDQPDNSVSSEVEMESEETIAERKRKMTREERKMEAILQAFARMEKREKRREQALEKIGTKSEGGIKEEPPATPEADMQSPGIMTPLLEVKEEPGLNKPTPAKLRGSKQRKSFSRSRTHIGQQRRRARTISTCSDIPPGSPGELLDPLANDGPDVEASRDPEPEALSSHAPDTSPPYSGSPAPDRNRSGQKYPKTKKHLVSEWCVDKQERSLRTPEPAPERPLRISSDPEVLATQLNALPGMGPSLHVYSTPKHYVRFSSPFLANRSPTTPGVPTGRRRSRELPDTPPTSGSCKKRWLKQALEEETTTPPPSSGRPTLVMPSEGPLSPPINGDSDSPLPYNGSCTLPELPTPLKKRRLGLCPLDACMSESSTPYGSPCATPTRADLSETPGTPLLLATPPRVTRTEEPSPEPLPSTPTHTLSAPQESESSLDSSPEGSRRPSPEEAERPPSLLSSPCVAVRAPSLDVLPPHDAKTSAPVSPQPPTAESQDCVGEEGPETGAEGKGEAPSSSTDPASSSLLPPWMKSPERVGLSGPGGLSFSPINSNLRDLTPSHTLEPILAFRPEAVAVAVAGVVTVPVALATGPFTEAAGSLFYPCPEEGGTLAFSRSLSGDSTGEGGSGQNPPQKKKVSLLEYRKRQREARRSGSKMECGSPVSTTPTLVEMFPLPMETTQEPPPLAPAQAPVAPAAVAPTPPESNTPQPSEDTEPPVEGEREGGEGQWTSSTSVEQARERGYHRALSLSDHSKDKEGETEGSEAPVRDCSSPSLQRTPTHTPCSPGPSSPSQPSSRPVKEEESDSRPRTPSQAAPQQPSKPAVPKTAPLTPTKLHPAAPYPAPSLLHSPNPQAQGSPYRSQRAFLFAPPQSQPQAQPGLSPFSQYSPQSAPPPPPPPAPPASAAYFPSQSASAVGSFPGFKPSVTSPFPPGAQPLLQTLPHHALHYQSSTTPPPPPPPPPQHPGPGPALLHVNLQPPPVQQHQLLLTTAPQSSLPPPPPPPPQGQTHQLQQPSASTLLSLNQGLPLPPPPPPPPASSTGVPMQVQAPHHFQNLGGFPTSLMHTGGTTNPSVPLSTYPPSHQQTGLPPPPPPPQQHTQPAQAVPTATQMPSGTRGAPFHNAGYLGTGWH
- the LOC129865062 gene encoding inactive histone-lysine N-methyltransferase 2E-like isoform X14, with translation MSIVIPVGVDTADTSYLEMAAGSEPESVEASPVVVEKSSYPHQIYSISSHHSHSYIGLPYADHNYGARPPPTPPASPPPSMLIRPGEGLFVPGGLQDEASRGTTLSTSEDGSYGADITRCICGFTHDDGYMICCDKCSVWQHIDCMGIDRQHIPETYLCERCQPRILDRDRAIVLQTRKRENMSDGDTSATESGDEVPLELYTAFQHTPTSITLTTGRLACNKQADKKRKRSGDKEPVATSARAKKAFREGSRKSSRVKGGAPEMEPGEHPSLWENKMKAWMEAYEDAGSNQYSEDVQILLRVKEAGDGKTLAYNTHTATFKPPVESQVQKNKKILKAVRDLAPESLIIEYRGKFMLRQQFEANGCFFKRPYPFVLFYSKFDGLEMCVDARSFGNEARFIRRSCTPNSEVRHVIEDGMLHLYIYSLRSISKGTEITIGFDYDYGCCKYKVDCACVRGNPECPVLKYNLEPTENLEASSRRRGRKDKEPIMQRGDHLDLGQNQNMTLDCDGRAKGLGADGKQRKLSPLRLSISNNQDPTELEGVEDQPDNSVSSEVEMESEETIAERKRKMASPAEESHLQGVGASSCLGLSKPETREERKMEAILQAFARMEKREKRREQALEKIGTKSEGGIKEEPPATPEADMQSPGIMTPLLEVKEEPGLNKPTPAKLRGSKQRKSFSRSRTHIGQQRRRARTISTCSDIPPGSPGELLDPLANDGPDVEASRDPEPEALSSHAPDTSPPYSGSPAPDRNRSGQKYPKTKKHLVSEWCVDKQERSLRTPEPAPERPLRISSDPEVLATQLNALPGMGPSLHVYSTPKHYVRFSSPFLANRSPTTPGVPTGRRRSRELPDTPPTSGSCKKRWLKQALEEETTTPPPSSGRPTLVMPSEGPLSPPINGDSDSPLPYNGSCTLPELPTPLKKRRLGLCPLDACMSESSTPYGSPCATPTRADLSETPGTPLLLATPPRVTRTEEPSPEPLPSTPTHTLSAPQESESSLDSSPEGSRRPSPEEAERPPSLLSSPCVAVRAPSLDVLPPHDAKTSAPVSPQPPTAESQDCVGEEGPETGAEGKGEAPSSSTDPASSSLLPPWMKSPERVGLSGPGGLSFSPINSNLRDLTPSHTLEPILAFRPEAVAVAVAGVVTVPVALATGPFTEAAGSLFYPCPEEGGTLAFSRSLSGDSTGEGGSGQNPPQKKKVSLLEYRKRQREARRSGSKMECGSPVSTTPTLVEMFPLPMETTQEPPPLAPAQAPVAPAAVAPTPPESNTPQPSEDTEPPVEGEREGGEGQWTSSTSVEQARERGYHRALSLSDHSKDKEGETEGSEAPVRDCSSPSLQRTPTHTPCSPGPSSPSQPSSRPVKEEESDSRPRTPSQAAPQQPSKPAVPKTAPLTPTKLHPAAPYPAPSLLHSPNPQAQGSPYRSQRAFLFAPPQSQPQAQPGLSPFSQYSPQSAPPPPPPPAPPASAAYFPSQSASAVGSFPGFKPSVTSPFPPGAQPLLQTLPHHALHYQSSTTPPPPPPPPPQHPGPGPALLHVNLQPPPVQQHQLLLTTAPQSSLPPPPPPPPQGQTHQLQQPSASTLLSLNQGLPLPPPPPPPPASSTGVPMQVQAPHHFQNLGGFPTSLMHTGGTTNPSVPLSTYPPSHQQTGLPPPPPPPQQHTQPAQAVPTATQMPSGTRGAPFHNAGYLGTGWH